Proteins from a single region of Desulfovibrio sp. X2:
- a CDS encoding TIGR03016 family PEP-CTERM system-associated outer membrane protein, with the protein MKKYLLTLMLLLICAPAFAETTYRASVSVGEEYNDNVNQSHNPTGDFVTVVKPSVGFRYQGPKLLFESDYSGTYNWYAKATRDTEAIHNFGGHGLLDVWNEFFYLDAADKYQNVYRDSTRGNVVEGDQSTTVNQVAQNTFTLSPYIQPRFGDRTTAMVGYRYTDIAYDSSSSVDKQSHTGFTDWTYEMSQLTSLLAGYSYTEEQAGSGGSNGYQRQMGYVGAQYQYTEDGMIYAKVGPSSTHYDQTGETKTTPFWDAGITQGFGSVTVSLTSSLSYTDDPNSNDSYQHISNKLTISKEFERTTVSVFGGLDQYESGLNGSTTNRSSVGASISHQLTQRLSANANILYELQDASASNDTNRWYGGAGLRYDMGEGYAAELWYRAKESFTNGSTGDNYTVNRFGLQLSKQF; encoded by the coding sequence ATGAAAAAATATCTGCTGACCTTGATGCTGCTGCTGATCTGTGCGCCTGCGTTCGCGGAGACGACGTACCGGGCCTCCGTATCGGTGGGCGAGGAGTACAACGACAACGTCAACCAGTCACATAATCCCACAGGTGACTTCGTCACCGTGGTCAAGCCTTCGGTCGGCTTCAGATACCAGGGACCGAAACTGCTCTTTGAAAGCGACTATAGCGGAACGTACAACTGGTACGCCAAGGCGACGCGCGACACCGAGGCCATTCACAACTTCGGCGGGCACGGTCTGCTCGATGTCTGGAACGAGTTCTTCTACCTCGATGCGGCCGACAAGTATCAGAACGTGTACCGGGATTCGACCCGGGGCAACGTGGTGGAAGGAGACCAGTCCACCACCGTGAACCAGGTCGCCCAGAACACGTTCACCCTCTCGCCCTACATCCAGCCGAGGTTCGGCGACCGCACCACGGCCATGGTCGGCTACCGCTACACGGACATCGCCTACGACTCCAGCAGCAGCGTGGACAAGCAGAGCCACACGGGCTTCACGGACTGGACCTACGAGATGTCGCAGCTCACCAGCCTGCTCGCGGGCTACTCCTACACCGAGGAGCAGGCCGGCTCCGGGGGCAGCAACGGCTACCAGCGGCAGATGGGCTACGTGGGCGCGCAGTACCAGTACACCGAGGACGGCATGATCTACGCCAAGGTCGGCCCCAGCTCCACGCACTACGACCAGACGGGCGAGACCAAGACCACGCCGTTCTGGGACGCGGGGATCACGCAGGGGTTCGGCTCGGTGACCGTGAGCCTGACGTCGTCGCTCAGCTACACGGACGATCCGAACTCCAACGACTCGTACCAGCACATCAGCAACAAGCTGACCATTTCCAAGGAGTTCGAGCGGACCACGGTGAGCGTCTTCGGCGGGCTGGACCAGTACGAGAGCGGATTGAACGGCTCGACCACGAACCGGAGCTCGGTGGGCGCCAGCATCTCGCACCAGCTGACGCAGCGGCTCAGCGCGAACGCGAACATTTTGTACGAACTGCAGGATGCAAGCGCCTCCAACGATACCAACCGCTGGTATGGAGGCGCGGGACTCAGATACGACATGGGGGAGGGATACGCGGCGGAACTCTGGTACAGGGCCAAGGAATCGTTCACCAACGGATCGACGGGCGACAACTACACCGTGAATCGGTTCGGCTTGCAGCTCAGCAAGCAGTTCTGA
- a CDS encoding XrtA/PEP-CTERM system-associated ATPase yields the protein MYTSFFGLREKPFDLLPNPDFLFPSQAHKRALTYLSHGIRERVGFILLTGEVGSGKTTIIRNLIRKQLQNISISKVFNTKVDSHQLLAMINDDFGLPTEGKDKVTLIRELNEYLIGQYATGKMATLIIDEAQNLSQDLLEEIRMLSNLETDREKLLQIILVGQPELRKTLSSPALLQLRQRIQINCHIHPLSPAEVEEYILYRLEKAGNKEALNFEPGSMDAIHTYTRGVPRLINILCDYILLDAFASQSTKVTPQTINELAQDLSFDSQYWESTSPEGAAPANGEANVAEDGAGAQTDPVAATTQAVRTASKLNALVRDLSQRVSSLEATQYGEPESVLEVRQRLDEIEKNMDAKLRAVWMALQKIRTELNAPRMTQTQFVPDPPEIKKSPGTMRLIWNFLWGE from the coding sequence TTGTACACCAGCTTCTTCGGACTTCGGGAGAAACCGTTCGACCTCTTGCCGAACCCGGATTTCCTCTTCCCGAGCCAGGCCCACAAGCGGGCGCTGACCTACCTCTCCCACGGCATCAGGGAACGGGTCGGGTTCATCCTGCTGACCGGCGAGGTCGGGTCGGGCAAGACCACCATCATCCGGAACCTCATCCGCAAGCAGCTGCAGAACATCTCCATTTCCAAGGTCTTCAACACCAAGGTCGACTCGCACCAGCTGCTGGCCATGATCAACGACGACTTCGGCCTGCCCACCGAGGGCAAGGACAAGGTCACGCTCATCAGGGAGCTGAACGAGTACCTCATCGGGCAGTATGCCACGGGCAAGATGGCCACGCTGATCATCGACGAGGCGCAGAACCTCTCCCAGGACCTCCTCGAGGAGATCCGCATGCTCTCGAACCTCGAGACGGATCGGGAGAAGCTCCTGCAGATCATCCTCGTGGGCCAGCCGGAGCTGCGCAAGACCCTGTCGTCCCCGGCGCTCCTGCAGCTGCGCCAGCGCATCCAGATCAACTGCCACATCCATCCCCTGTCTCCGGCCGAGGTCGAGGAATACATCCTCTACCGCCTGGAAAAGGCCGGAAACAAGGAGGCCCTGAACTTCGAGCCGGGGAGCATGGACGCGATCCACACCTACACCCGGGGCGTGCCGCGGCTGATCAACATCCTGTGCGACTACATCCTGCTCGACGCCTTCGCCTCCCAGAGCACCAAGGTGACACCGCAGACGATCAACGAACTGGCCCAGGACCTCTCCTTCGATTCCCAGTACTGGGAGTCGACTTCCCCGGAAGGGGCGGCGCCCGCGAACGGAGAGGCGAACGTGGCGGAGGACGGCGCAGGAGCGCAGACGGACCCCGTGGCCGCCACCACGCAGGCAGTGCGCACCGCGAGCAAGCTGAACGCGCTCGTGCGTGATCTATCGCAACGCGTCTCCTCCCTCGAGGCGACGCAGTACGGCGAGCCTGAGTCAGTTCTGGAAGTGCGGCAGCGGTTGGATGAGATCGAGAAGAACATGGACGCCAAGCTGCGCGCCGTATGGATGGCGTTGCAGAAGATCCGCACGGAGCTCAATGCGCCGCGCATGACGCAGACGCAATTTGTTCCCGATCCGCCAGAGATAAAAAAATCACCTGGAACCATGCGTCTTATTTGGAATTTTTTGTGGGGTGAGTAG
- a CDS encoding XrtA-associated tyrosine autokinase produces MSRIEEALSKAAGMKPAVDGPRPSQAKSVAASKCCPMPETPEMNKVSVRESTLVSIFEPQSPAAEEYRKLKESLVKLTRKDRFNNLIMVTSATMGEGKTMTAINLAVSLAQEYDHTVLLVDADFRRPTCHLYLGLEPEVGLSDCLLEGRDIGEALVKTGIGKLALLPAGSKVSNPAELFSSQAMKNIFTEMKGRYADRYVIIDTPPVLPFAETRSLASIADGVILVVREGGPSLDEVETAVGALERKVLGVVYNAAKSPPLHSGYYYYNR; encoded by the coding sequence ATGAGCAGGATCGAGGAAGCCCTGAGCAAGGCCGCGGGCATGAAGCCGGCCGTGGACGGCCCCCGGCCCTCGCAGGCGAAGAGCGTCGCGGCGTCGAAATGCTGCCCGATGCCAGAAACGCCCGAGATGAACAAGGTCAGCGTGCGCGAGTCCACCCTGGTCTCGATCTTCGAGCCGCAGTCCCCTGCGGCCGAGGAATACCGCAAGCTGAAGGAATCGCTGGTCAAGCTGACGCGCAAGGACCGCTTCAACAACCTCATCATGGTCACCAGCGCGACCATGGGCGAGGGCAAGACCATGACGGCCATCAACCTGGCCGTGAGCCTGGCCCAGGAGTACGACCACACCGTGCTCCTCGTGGACGCGGACTTCAGGCGGCCCACGTGCCACCTCTACCTCGGCCTCGAGCCCGAGGTCGGCCTCTCCGACTGCCTCCTTGAGGGGCGCGACATCGGCGAGGCGCTGGTCAAGACGGGCATCGGCAAGCTGGCGCTGCTCCCCGCCGGGAGCAAGGTGTCCAACCCGGCCGAGCTCTTCTCCTCCCAGGCCATGAAGAACATCTTCACGGAGATGAAGGGCCGCTACGCGGACCGCTACGTGATCATCGACACCCCGCCCGTGCTGCCCTTCGCGGAGACGCGCAGCCTGGCGAGCATCGCGGACGGCGTGATCCTCGTGGTGCGCGAGGGCGGCCCCTCCCTGGACGAGGTCGAGACCGCGGTGGGCGCGCTCGAGCGCAAGGTGCTGGGCGTGGTCTACAACGCTGCCAAGTCGCCGCCCCTCCACAGCGGCTACTACTACTACAACCGGTAA
- a CDS encoding XrtA system polysaccharide chain length determinant, with protein sequence MNSASLGSFEHYLRLVALRKRLFVTVALAVMTLAVVVSYSLPKVYEARSTVFIEQSVINDLVRGIAVTPSMEAKIKVLSVSMLSRTMLLKVLRLLDKDVAFQNDADREDYIKDLRSRIGITLDEKRGVFFISFRDQDPAYARDLVNTLTQAYIEQSTSSKREESLEATKFLGEQIKTFKRRIDEAQANIDKYKADHMQLLSVDEGLLRHEIDQAENELDSIRLQQMKLEAQVNIAQGRSPKQQRLAQMQNQLSAMLSTYTEDHPSVIRLRNEIAAYKKSGGGGGGGGGDDLPLLRVQIEANKQLEAKQQAIIDKDREMLHEIPQTRTELNDLLSKKENESVIYNQLVSRYGQSEVSKQMEIENKAATFRILDPAITPKIPVSPKRLQIILGGVGGGLALAFGLLVLLDKLKGSVNATDELKRLKIKVLAIIPAMPKPEEEARQRRADRRFLVAAGAYFSVVVGIAVMEALHVPLMEKVMGRFF encoded by the coding sequence ATGAATTCCGCATCACTCGGTTCATTCGAGCACTACCTGAGGCTCGTGGCGCTCAGGAAACGCCTCTTCGTCACCGTGGCCCTGGCCGTGATGACCCTGGCCGTGGTCGTCAGCTACTCCCTGCCCAAGGTCTACGAGGCGCGCTCCACGGTCTTCATCGAGCAGAGCGTGATCAACGACCTCGTGCGCGGCATCGCCGTGACCCCGTCCATGGAGGCCAAGATCAAGGTCCTGAGCGTCTCCATGCTCAGCCGCACGATGCTGCTCAAGGTCCTGCGGCTCCTGGATAAGGACGTGGCCTTCCAGAACGACGCGGACCGCGAGGACTACATCAAGGACCTGCGCAGCCGCATCGGCATCACCCTGGACGAGAAACGAGGAGTCTTTTTCATCTCGTTCAGGGACCAGGACCCGGCCTACGCCCGAGACCTGGTGAACACCCTGACCCAGGCCTACATCGAGCAGAGCACGTCGTCCAAGCGCGAGGAATCGCTCGAGGCCACCAAGTTCCTCGGCGAGCAGATCAAGACCTTCAAGCGGCGCATCGACGAGGCCCAGGCCAACATCGACAAGTACAAGGCCGACCACATGCAGCTGCTCTCCGTGGACGAGGGGCTTTTGCGCCACGAGATCGACCAGGCCGAGAACGAACTCGACTCCATCCGGCTGCAGCAGATGAAGCTCGAGGCCCAGGTCAACATCGCGCAGGGCCGCTCGCCCAAGCAGCAGCGGCTGGCGCAGATGCAGAACCAGCTCTCGGCCATGCTCTCCACCTACACGGAGGACCATCCGAGCGTCATCCGGCTGCGCAACGAGATCGCGGCCTACAAGAAGAGCGGCGGCGGCGGTGGGGGCGGCGGCGGCGACGATCTGCCGCTGCTGCGCGTGCAGATCGAGGCCAACAAGCAGCTCGAGGCCAAGCAGCAGGCGATCATCGACAAGGATCGGGAGATGCTGCACGAGATCCCCCAGACGCGCACCGAGCTGAACGATCTCCTGTCCAAGAAGGAGAACGAGTCGGTCATCTACAACCAGCTCGTCAGCCGCTACGGCCAGTCCGAGGTCTCCAAGCAGATGGAGATCGAGAACAAGGCCGCCACCTTCCGCATCCTCGACCCGGCCATCACGCCCAAGATCCCGGTCAGCCCGAAACGGCTGCAGATCATCCTCGGCGGTGTGGGAGGCGGTCTCGCCCTGGCCTTCGGGCTCCTGGTGCTCCTCGACAAGCTGAAGGGCTCCGTGAACGCCACGGATGAGCTCAAGCGCCTGAAGATCAAGGTCCTGGCCATCATCCCGGCCATGCCCAAGCCCGAGGAAGAGGCCCGGCAGCGCCGCGCGGACCGTAGGTTCCTGGTGGCCGCGGGAGCCTACTTCTCCGTGGTCGTCGGCATCGCGGTCATGGAGGCCCTGCACGTGCCTCTCATGGAAAAGGTCATGGGCAGGTTCTTCTGA
- a CDS encoding TIGR03013 family XrtA/PEP-CTERM system glycosyltransferase yields MRGMILKTLANDILWALLALAAAVAALTPTINDVLGREVFYGKTGGFLLIAVLPSVLVGGILSTGRMEKFLHALLGVLVAGGLSLLTMYAMDSAQNLTRDDHRMILLGLGFFALLKIGEFLFRRFRHAIPGMVDRVLVVGNGPLAEQMGSLIAASGGRYVFLGRVDCPGKPDEAAAEGCENRAGRFLRVAQNFMADKLVVSLAERRGVFPVQEMLSCKLSGIEVMDAPSFYEQVTEKLLIENITPSWFIFSHGFKVTSVLRGLKRLSDIVLSLVGCVIALPIVPFVILAIKLDSPGPILFRQVRVGQSDRPFTLNKFRTMRQDAEAKTGAVWSQVDDPRITKVGRFLRKSRLDEIPQLYNILVGDMSLVGPRPERPEFVAKLKERIPYYSERHYVKPGLTGWAQVCYPYGSSVEDAIEKLRYDLYYIKNISFTLDIRIILRTVGVVLFGKGR; encoded by the coding sequence ATGAGAGGCATGATCCTGAAGACCCTGGCCAACGACATCCTGTGGGCCCTGCTCGCGCTGGCGGCCGCCGTTGCGGCCCTGACGCCGACCATCAACGACGTGCTTGGCAGGGAAGTCTTCTACGGCAAGACCGGCGGGTTCCTGCTCATCGCGGTGCTTCCCTCCGTGCTCGTCGGCGGCATCCTGTCCACGGGGCGCATGGAGAAGTTCCTGCACGCCCTGCTCGGCGTCCTCGTGGCCGGGGGCCTCTCGCTCCTGACCATGTACGCCATGGACTCGGCCCAGAACCTGACCCGCGACGACCATCGCATGATCCTGCTCGGGCTCGGCTTCTTCGCCCTGCTGAAGATCGGCGAGTTCCTCTTCCGCAGGTTCCGCCACGCCATTCCGGGCATGGTGGACCGTGTCCTTGTGGTCGGCAACGGTCCCCTGGCCGAGCAGATGGGCAGCCTCATCGCGGCCAGCGGCGGCCGCTACGTCTTCCTGGGCCGCGTGGACTGCCCGGGCAAGCCGGACGAGGCCGCGGCCGAGGGCTGCGAGAACCGCGCGGGCCGCTTCCTGCGCGTGGCCCAGAACTTCATGGCCGACAAGCTCGTGGTCTCCCTGGCCGAGCGGCGCGGCGTCTTCCCGGTCCAGGAGATGCTGTCCTGCAAGCTCTCGGGCATCGAGGTCATGGACGCCCCGTCCTTCTACGAGCAGGTCACCGAGAAGCTGCTCATCGAGAACATCACGCCGAGCTGGTTCATCTTCAGCCACGGCTTCAAGGTCACCTCGGTGCTGCGCGGCCTCAAGCGCCTCTCGGACATCGTCCTGTCCCTGGTCGGTTGCGTCATCGCGCTGCCCATCGTGCCCTTCGTCATCCTGGCCATCAAGCTCGACTCGCCCGGCCCCATCCTCTTCCGCCAGGTGCGCGTGGGACAGAGCGACCGGCCCTTCACCCTGAACAAGTTCAGGACCATGCGCCAGGACGCCGAGGCCAAGACCGGAGCCGTCTGGTCCCAGGTCGACGACCCGCGCATCACCAAGGTCGGCCGCTTTCTGCGCAAGTCCCGGCTGGACGAGATCCCCCAGCTCTACAACATCCTGGTCGGCGACATGAGCCTCGTGGGCCCGCGTCCCGAGCGTCCCGAGTTCGTGGCCAAGCTCAAGGAGCGCATCCCCTACTACTCGGAGCGCCACTACGTGAAGCCGGGCCTCACCGGCTGGGCCCAGGTCTGCTACCCGTACGGCTCCTCGGTCGAGGACGCCATCGAGAAGCTGCGCTACGACCTCTACTACATCAAGAACATCTCTTTCACGCTCGACATCAGGATCATCCTGCGCACCGTGGGCGTGGTCCTGTTCGGCAAGGGCCGCTAG
- a CDS encoding polysaccharide biosynthesis/export family protein, translated as MLRWRNIFFIYLCTAALLAAAVLASSPAMAEGDYVIGAGDNVSVAVWGEDNLNSTALVRPDGKITVPGIGDVVAQGKTSVELQKDITQKLSKLIKDPIVTVTLVNVVNSKAYIVGGGVKSGVYNLQTQTSLLQLLAAVDLSTADLHKAHVIREGKHLDVDFYKLYHDGDISQDITLENNDIVFFPAMTEPYVYVLGAVNNPHAVPYREGLTVLDAILACGGFNKFADRDSTVIVRRNGEKETKITVKAKKLLDGKDLTQNVVLEQGDYLIANESFF; from the coding sequence ATGTTGCGTTGGAGAAACATCTTTTTCATCTACCTCTGCACCGCGGCCCTGCTGGCCGCGGCGGTTCTCGCATCGAGCCCGGCCATGGCCGAGGGGGACTACGTCATCGGTGCCGGCGACAACGTCTCCGTCGCGGTCTGGGGCGAGGACAACCTGAATTCCACCGCCCTGGTCCGTCCGGACGGCAAGATCACGGTGCCCGGCATCGGCGACGTGGTGGCCCAGGGCAAGACCTCGGTCGAGCTGCAGAAGGACATCACCCAGAAGCTGTCCAAGCTGATCAAGGACCCCATCGTCACCGTGACCCTGGTGAACGTGGTCAACAGCAAGGCCTACATCGTGGGCGGCGGCGTGAAGTCCGGGGTCTACAACCTGCAGACCCAGACCTCGCTCCTGCAGCTCCTGGCCGCGGTGGACCTGTCCACGGCCGACCTGCACAAGGCGCACGTCATCCGCGAGGGCAAGCACCTCGACGTGGACTTCTACAAGCTCTACCACGACGGGGACATCAGCCAGGACATCACCCTGGAGAACAACGACATCGTCTTCTTTCCGGCCATGACCGAACCCTACGTCTACGTGCTCGGCGCGGTGAACAACCCGCACGCCGTGCCGTACCGCGAGGGGCTGACCGTGCTCGACGCCATCCTCGCCTGCGGCGGCTTCAACAAGTTCGCCGACCGCGACTCCACCGTCATCGTGCGGCGCAATGGGGAAAAGGAAACCAAGATCACGGTCAAGGCCAAGAAGTTGCTCGACGGCAAGGACCTGACCCAGAACGTGGTCCTGGAGCAGGGCGACTACCTCATCGCCAACGAGAGCTTCTTCTAG
- a CDS encoding XrtA system polysaccharide deacetylase encodes MINALTIDVEDYFHVTAFEKIVSRRDWDIYPLRVGDNTRRVLDLLDEHSLSATFFVLGWVAERDPALVREIARRGHEISCHGYGHELVYAIGPDAFREDVSHAKKLLEDLVGQPVLGYRAPSYSITADSMWALDILQELGFSYDSSIFPIRHDIYGVPGGERFPHRISRNGGSILEFPLSTLNLRAMGRTFTVPIAGGGYLRLLPAFVVRGGIRRINTQEKQPAVLYFHPWELDPEQPRIKAGLRSTFRHYLNLDGTEDKLRTLFSDLPFGTMRETLSCFAAPDVDIPPHCSADEKTVGAA; translated from the coding sequence ATGATCAACGCCTTGACCATTGATGTGGAAGACTACTTCCACGTGACGGCATTCGAGAAGATCGTCAGCCGCAGGGACTGGGACATTTACCCCCTGCGCGTGGGCGACAACACGAGGCGGGTCCTCGATCTCCTCGACGAGCATTCCCTTTCCGCCACATTCTTCGTGCTCGGCTGGGTCGCCGAGCGCGATCCGGCCCTGGTCCGCGAGATCGCACGGCGCGGGCACGAGATCTCCTGCCACGGATACGGCCACGAACTGGTCTACGCCATCGGCCCGGACGCCTTCCGCGAGGACGTGTCCCACGCCAAGAAGCTGCTCGAGGACCTCGTGGGGCAGCCGGTCCTCGGCTACCGCGCCCCGAGCTATTCCATCACCGCGGATTCCATGTGGGCCCTGGACATCCTCCAGGAGCTCGGCTTCTCCTACGATTCGAGCATCTTTCCGATCCGCCACGACATCTACGGCGTCCCCGGCGGGGAGCGCTTCCCCCATCGCATCAGCCGCAACGGGGGCTCGATCCTCGAGTTCCCTCTCTCCACGCTGAACCTGAGGGCCATGGGCAGGACCTTCACCGTGCCCATCGCGGGCGGCGGATACCTGCGGCTCCTGCCCGCCTTCGTGGTGCGCGGCGGCATCCGCCGCATCAACACCCAGGAGAAGCAGCCCGCGGTGCTCTACTTCCACCCCTGGGAGCTGGACCCGGAGCAGCCGCGCATCAAGGCCGGCCTGCGCTCCACCTTCCGCCACTACCTGAACCTCGACGGCACCGAGGACAAGCTGCGCACGCTCTTCTCGGACCTGCCCTTCGGGACCATGCGCGAGACCCTTTCCTGCTTCGCCGCGCCGGACGTGGACA
- the prsT gene encoding XrtA/PEP-CTERM system TPR-repeat protein PrsT translates to MQKKLAIILSCLLALLLLGCQSNTKESLNAKGESLFKEGNYNGAIIHYKNALEKDPNYVDARFNLGLAYIETKKLDQAEREFQKVLLLNPYDKRVNLELGRIANLQNKPDKAVPLLEKYQADNPKDAAVYEQLAFSAALRRDFAQSRKYLEQSLALEPGRISAQLGLVRTLMDMQDFAAARAEVDSILKKDPKDHPALHALAQLQAVDHDNEGMLATYTKIAGLYPNDLLARYKAGALLVDKGELEKVKAMADSMLKDYPNKAEGYKLRGLLLYKEKNYHDAILPFQRAIQLQPDLESYYLLGLCYYQTGSLELAVSQLQTVVDYNPSFLPAHMVLGDIFLRQRRAPEALAQAQAVQRLNPQDPGGYAMQADALLMQGKADEALAGYDKASSLAPKHYGLLLKKGLLRLAMGKPEGEQDLKNALEAGPPAIDARLALHALYQRTGRDAEAKKVLSDGLTGTKTDAVIYNALARDAVEKRDFAACDDYIAKAKQADPGFLKTYFNAAAYRLARNKPDQAVAEYDQALAQDPNNVAALIGQAAVLDIQGKQAEVLADLEKAKATGDPRAYIILARYYQKMKQDDKVMAVLDEGMTKHPDDLNLVQTKAGILMAKGETNKAMALYSQLENVNPWAGTLAKIRAWASARDFTKAELAAEKLISMSPNQPGSYLPLASIKEAQGDIDGAAKVLDQAAGVSPDNLEVLITKGEMFQRAGKPDQAMPVFEAVLQRDPENASALTGKGMILQMHGKRDEAIAAYRMAVESRRDFTPALNNLAMLYVEQEKTRVQALNLAMAAFVSSSSDPRVIDTLGYVLLRNNRAAEAQRVLDRALAIEPNNPSIIYHMAMANAALGKKQEALAQLQTAVAANDFPEKGNAQQLMKTLQQNAEVKQ, encoded by the coding sequence TTGCAAAAGAAGCTCGCCATCATCCTGTCCTGCCTACTGGCGCTCCTGCTCCTCGGCTGCCAGAGCAACACCAAGGAATCCCTGAACGCGAAGGGCGAGTCCCTCTTCAAGGAAGGGAACTACAACGGCGCCATCATCCATTACAAGAACGCCCTCGAGAAAGACCCCAACTACGTGGACGCCAGGTTCAACCTGGGGCTCGCCTACATCGAGACGAAGAAGCTCGACCAGGCCGAGCGGGAGTTCCAGAAGGTCCTGCTCCTGAACCCCTATGACAAGCGGGTGAACCTCGAGCTCGGACGCATCGCCAACCTGCAGAACAAGCCGGACAAGGCGGTCCCGCTCCTCGAGAAGTATCAGGCCGACAATCCCAAGGACGCGGCGGTCTACGAGCAGCTCGCCTTTTCAGCGGCGCTGCGCCGCGACTTCGCGCAGTCCAGGAAGTACCTGGAGCAGTCCCTGGCCCTCGAGCCCGGCCGCATCTCGGCCCAGCTCGGCCTGGTTCGGACGCTCATGGACATGCAGGACTTCGCCGCCGCGCGCGCCGAGGTGGACTCCATCCTGAAGAAGGATCCCAAGGACCACCCCGCGCTGCACGCCCTGGCGCAGCTGCAGGCCGTCGACCACGACAACGAGGGGATGCTGGCCACCTACACGAAGATCGCGGGCCTCTACCCGAACGATCTCCTGGCACGCTACAAGGCGGGCGCTCTCCTCGTCGACAAGGGCGAGCTCGAGAAGGTCAAGGCCATGGCCGACTCCATGCTCAAGGACTACCCGAACAAGGCCGAGGGCTACAAGCTGCGCGGCCTGCTCCTGTACAAGGAGAAGAACTACCACGACGCCATCCTGCCCTTCCAGAGGGCCATCCAGCTGCAGCCCGACCTCGAGAGCTACTACCTGCTCGGCCTGTGCTACTACCAGACCGGCAGCCTGGAGCTGGCGGTGAGCCAGTTGCAGACGGTGGTCGACTACAATCCTTCCTTCCTGCCCGCGCACATGGTTCTGGGCGATATCTTCCTGCGCCAGCGCCGCGCGCCCGAGGCCCTGGCCCAGGCCCAGGCCGTGCAACGCCTGAACCCCCAGGACCCGGGCGGCTACGCCATGCAGGCCGACGCCCTGCTCATGCAGGGCAAGGCCGATGAGGCCCTGGCCGGATACGACAAGGCGTCGTCTCTCGCGCCGAAGCACTATGGGCTGCTGCTCAAGAAGGGCCTCCTGCGCCTGGCCATGGGCAAGCCCGAAGGCGAGCAGGATCTGAAGAATGCGCTCGAGGCCGGTCCTCCGGCCATCGACGCCAGGCTGGCGCTGCATGCCCTCTACCAGCGCACCGGGCGCGATGCCGAGGCCAAGAAGGTCCTGTCCGATGGGCTCACCGGCACGAAGACCGACGCCGTGATCTACAACGCCCTGGCCCGCGACGCGGTCGAGAAGCGCGACTTCGCGGCCTGCGACGACTACATCGCCAAGGCCAAGCAGGCCGACCCCGGCTTCCTGAAGACCTACTTCAACGCCGCCGCCTACAGGCTGGCGCGCAACAAGCCCGACCAGGCCGTGGCCGAGTACGACCAGGCCCTGGCGCAGGATCCGAACAACGTCGCCGCCCTCATCGGGCAGGCCGCGGTGCTCGACATTCAGGGCAAGCAGGCCGAGGTGCTGGCCGACCTGGAGAAGGCCAAGGCCACCGGCGACCCGCGCGCCTATATCATCCTGGCGCGCTACTACCAGAAGATGAAGCAGGACGACAAAGTCATGGCCGTGCTCGACGAGGGCATGACCAAGCATCCGGACGACCTGAACCTGGTGCAGACCAAGGCGGGCATCCTGATGGCCAAGGGCGAGACGAACAAGGCCATGGCGCTCTACAGCCAGCTCGAGAACGTCAATCCCTGGGCCGGCACCTTGGCCAAGATCAGGGCCTGGGCCTCGGCGCGGGACTTCACCAAGGCCGAGCTGGCCGCGGAGAAGCTCATCAGCATGAGCCCCAACCAGCCCGGCTCCTATCTGCCGCTGGCGAGCATCAAGGAGGCCCAGGGCGACATCGACGGCGCGGCCAAGGTCCTCGACCAGGCCGCCGGGGTCTCTCCGGACAACCTCGAGGTGCTCATCACCAAGGGCGAGATGTTCCAGCGCGCCGGCAAGCCGGACCAGGCAATGCCCGTCTTCGAGGCCGTGCTGCAGCGGGATCCGGAGAACGCCTCGGCCCTGACCGGCAAGGGCATGATCCTGCAGATGCACGGCAAGAGGGACGAGGCCATCGCCGCCTACCGCATGGCCGTCGAGTCCCGCCGCGACTTCACCCCGGCCCTGAACAACCTGGCCATGCTCTACGTGGAGCAGGAGAAGACCAGGGTCCAGGCCCTGAACCTGGCCATGGCCGCCTTCGTCAGCTCGAGCAGCGACCCGCGCGTCATCGACACGCTGGGCTACGTGCTCCTGCGCAACAACCGCGCGGCCGAGGCGCAGCGGGTGCTCGACCGCGCCCTGGCCATCGAGCCGAACAATCCCTCGATCATCTACCACATGGCCATGGCCAACGCCGCCCTGGGCAAGAAGCAGGAAGCCCTGGCCCAGCTCCAGACCGCGGTGGCCGCCAACGATTTCCCCGAAAAGGGCAATGCCCAGCAGCTGATGAAGACGCTGCAGCAGAATGCGGAGGTCAAGCAATGA